Genomic DNA from Comamonas resistens:
ATTGCGGAAAGGCAGGGCCGTTCAATGCGGCGCGGGCCCACTGCGCCAAGCTGCAGCAGCGCCGCCCTTTTCGCCCCTGTCCGGTATCTGCCATCACTTCTCCCTACAATCGCGCCCTGCGGTCGGTGTACCGCTTTTGGATTGATTTTCGCCGGGCCTTTCCCCCGGCCTATCAACCGCCGTGTATCCGGACGGCGGTGGCAAACTGAACGGAGCATATCGATGAGCACTTCTTTCGCCCGCCGCCAGGCGCTGCGCGGCATGGCTATTGCCGCCCTGGCCGCATCCTCCCTGGCTTCCCTGGCCCATGCCGACACTCCCGCCGTGCTGCGCGTCTCGGCCATCCCCGACGAAGCGCCGACCGAGCTGCAGCGCAAGTTCAAGCCCCTGGGCGAATACCTCTCGCAGGCCACGGGCATGAAGGTGGTGTTCACCCCCGTCTCCGACTACGCGGCCGTGGTCGAATCGCTGGCCACCAAAAAGCTGGATATGGCCTGGCTAGGCGGCTTCACCTATGTGCAAGCCAAGATCCGCACCCATGGCACGGCCATCCCCATCGTGCAGCGGGCCGAAGACGCGGTCTTCACCAGCAAGTTCATCACGGCCGACCCCGCCATCAAGACGCTGGCCGACCTCAAGGGAAAGACCTTTGCCTTCGGCGCCCCCTCCTCCACCTCGGGCAGCCTGATGCCGCGCTTCTTCCTGCAGCAGGACGGCCTGAACCCCGAGAAGGACTTCAAGACCGTGGCCTACTCGGGCGCGCATGACGCCACCGTGGCCTTTGTGGCCGCTGGCAAGGCCGAGGCCGGCGTGCTCAACACCTCGGTGTGGGACAAGCTGGTCGAGTCCAAGAAGGTGGATACCAGCAAGGTGCGCGTGTTCGCCACCACCCCTACCTACTTTGACTACAACTGGACGGTGCGCGGCGACCTGGACCCCGCCATCGTCAAGAAGCTGACCGCGGCCTTCCTGGCGCTGGACCCCAGCAAGCCCGAGCACAAGGCCATCATGGACCTGCAGCGCGCCTCCAAGTTCATCGCCACCGACTCCAAGAACTACGACGGCATTGAAGCTGCCGCCAAGTCTGCCGGTCTGCTGAAGTAAGAGCTTTAGCTTTTTTGACTGCCAACGCTTATGTATAAAGCGTTGGCAGCTATTGTTTTCAGAGTATTCGTCTCATGAGCTTCATGCTGGACGATGTGGGCCTGACCCACAGCAACGGCTTTACTGCCCTGTCCCATATCTGCCTGTCCGCCGCACAGGGCGAGAGCATTGCGCTCATCGGCCCCTCGGGCGCCGGCAAGACTTCGCTGCTCAGCGCCATAGGCACGGCCTACCTGCCCACGGCAGGCCAGATGCAGGTGCTGGGCCAGGCCGCATCTGCGCAATCCGCCGCACGCGAACTCAAGGCTTTGCGCAGCCGCATCGGCACCGTGCACCAGGCCGCCCCGATTCCGCTGCGCCAGCGCGTGGTCACGGCCGTGCTGGCCGGCAAGCTGGGCCAGTGGCCGCTGTGGAAGGCGCTGGCATCGCTGGCCTATCCGCAGGACATTCCCGGCGCGCGCGAAGCCCTGGCCCGCGTGCAGCTCGATGACAAGCTGTTTGCACGCTGCGACCAGCTCTCGGGCGGGCAGTTGCAGCGCGTGGGCATTGCCCGTGTGCTCTACCAGCAGGCCGAATTGATTCTGGCCGACGAACCGGTCTCTGCCCTGGATCCAGCGCTTTCACAAGCCACGGTGCAACTGCTGGTGCAGGAAGCTGCCGCGCACAATGCCACGCTGGTGGCCAGCCTGCATGCCGTGGATCTGGCCCTGGCCCATTTCTCGCGCATTGTCGGCATACGCGGCGGCCGCGTGCTGTTTGATCTGCCCGCCGCGCAGGTCGCGGCCGAGCAGCTGCAAGCGCTCTATGCCCATGCCGATGGCAGCCCCATGCCCCTGCCCACGCTGCATAGCGACGCAGTCCAGGTGGAAAACGCCACTTCTTCCAGCGCTCCCGTCCAGGTGATGACATGCCGGTAGGCGCGTCAGCATCCGCCTCGCAACGCCAGCGCGACCCGGCGGCACGCACCCGCCTGGGCTGGCTGGTGCTTGCGCTGGTGCTGTTGTGGCCCATGCTGCAGACCTCGGGCTTTTCGCTGCGGCCATTCTTCGATGCCGGCAATCTCAAGGTCATAAGCGGGTTTCTGGCCAACTTTCTGCCGCCCGAAACCGGCAGTGAATTCCTCGGTTATCTGGGTCAGGCCGCGCTGGAGACCCTGGCGATTGCCACGGCCGGCATGGCGCTGGCCTTTGTGATTGCCGTGCCCATGGCCTATCTGTCCACGGGCGCGGCGCGCGAGCGGGTCACGCTCAACCCCGTCGCCCGCAGCGTGCTCACCATCCTGCGCGGCATTCCCGAACTGGTCTGGGCCCTGGTCTTTGTGCGCGTGTTCGGCCTGGGGCCCGCCGCCGGTGTGTTGGCCCTGGGCCTGACCTATGGCGGCATGCTGGCCAAGGTCTATGCCGAAATCCTCGAATCCACCGACCCTGCGCCAGCCCGTGCCCTGCGTGCCAGCGGCGCTGCCCGCTTGCAAGCCCTGCTCTATGGTCTGCTGCCGCAGGCGGCCAAGGAGCTGACCTCGTACACTGTCTACCGCTGGGAATGCGCGATTCGCGCCTCGGTGGTCATGGGCTTTGTGGGCGCGGGTGGGCTGGGCCAGCTCATGGACCAGGCCATGAAAATGCTCAACGGCGGCGAAGCGGCCAGCATTCTGCTGGCCTTCATGCTGCTGGTAGCCGCAGCCGATCTACTGTCTTGGTGGCTGCGCCGCGCGCTGGACGCTGCGCCTGCCGCCCGCGCCCTGCCGTTTGGCTGGCGCACCGCCATCTTCCTGCTGGCTGCTTGCGCAGGCCTGTGGGCCAGCCTGCGGCTGCTGGACATGGATCTGCCGGCACTGTTCACGCAGGATGCGGCCCAGTCCATGGGAGACTTTGTGCGCGGCTTCTTCCCGCCCGATGTCAGCCAGCCCTGGCTGCTGAAAGTGGCGCAAGGCGTGTGGGAAACGCTGGCGATTTCCATCATCGGCACACTGCTGGCCGCTGCGGCAGGCCTGCTGCTGGCCCTGCCGCGCTGGCGTGCGCCGTGGAATATGGTGCTCAATGTGCTGCGCTCGGTGCCCGAGCTGGTCTGGGCCACCATCACGGCGCTGGCCGTGGGCCTGGGCCCGTTTGCCGGTGCACTGGCCCTGGCTCTGCACACCACGGGCGTGCTGGGCCGCCTCTATGCCGAGGCTTTGCAAAATGCCCCCGCCGCGCCTGCCAAGGCCTTGCGCCTGTCCGGCAGCAGCCGCCTGCTGGCGTTCTGCTATGGCACGCTTCCCGGTGCTGCGCCACAGCTGCTGGCCTATACCCTGTACCGTTGGGAAATGAATATCCGCATGGCCGCCATCCTGGGTTTTGTGGGTGCGGGCGGCCTGGGTCAGTTGCTGTATTTCGAGCTGTCCCTGTTCCACTACGCGCAGGCCAGCACCGTGATCATTGCCATGCTTTTACTGAGCATCGCCGTGGACTGGGGCAGCGCAGCCCTGCGCCGGGCCATGCACTAGTCCAGCGCTAATCCAGGTGCGGGTGCAGGTCGATGTACTGCTGCTTGCGCAGCTCCAGCGCTTCGATCTGTTCCTTGAGCTTGGCAATTTCCGCGTCCAGATCTTCTACACCCTGCTCCAGCCGCTCATAGGACTGCACCAGCAGTTCCTTGGCCTCCTTCTTGCTGGAGGCCAGCGGCGT
This window encodes:
- a CDS encoding putative selenate ABC transporter substrate-binding protein; this encodes MSTSFARRQALRGMAIAALAASSLASLAHADTPAVLRVSAIPDEAPTELQRKFKPLGEYLSQATGMKVVFTPVSDYAAVVESLATKKLDMAWLGGFTYVQAKIRTHGTAIPIVQRAEDAVFTSKFITADPAIKTLADLKGKTFAFGAPSSTSGSLMPRFFLQQDGLNPEKDFKTVAYSGAHDATVAFVAAGKAEAGVLNTSVWDKLVESKKVDTSKVRVFATTPTYFDYNWTVRGDLDPAIVKKLTAAFLALDPSKPEHKAIMDLQRASKFIATDSKNYDGIEAAAKSAGLLK
- a CDS encoding phosphonate ABC transporter ATP-binding protein → MSFMLDDVGLTHSNGFTALSHICLSAAQGESIALIGPSGAGKTSLLSAIGTAYLPTAGQMQVLGQAASAQSAARELKALRSRIGTVHQAAPIPLRQRVVTAVLAGKLGQWPLWKALASLAYPQDIPGAREALARVQLDDKLFARCDQLSGGQLQRVGIARVLYQQAELILADEPVSALDPALSQATVQLLVQEAAAHNATLVASLHAVDLALAHFSRIVGIRGGRVLFDLPAAQVAAEQLQALYAHADGSPMPLPTLHSDAVQVENATSSSAPVQVMTCR
- the phnE gene encoding phosphonate ABC transporter, permease protein PhnE, coding for MPVGASASASQRQRDPAARTRLGWLVLALVLLWPMLQTSGFSLRPFFDAGNLKVISGFLANFLPPETGSEFLGYLGQAALETLAIATAGMALAFVIAVPMAYLSTGAARERVTLNPVARSVLTILRGIPELVWALVFVRVFGLGPAAGVLALGLTYGGMLAKVYAEILESTDPAPARALRASGAARLQALLYGLLPQAAKELTSYTVYRWECAIRASVVMGFVGAGGLGQLMDQAMKMLNGGEAASILLAFMLLVAAADLLSWWLRRALDAAPAARALPFGWRTAIFLLAACAGLWASLRLLDMDLPALFTQDAAQSMGDFVRGFFPPDVSQPWLLKVAQGVWETLAISIIGTLLAAAAGLLLALPRWRAPWNMVLNVLRSVPELVWATITALAVGLGPFAGALALALHTTGVLGRLYAEALQNAPAAPAKALRLSGSSRLLAFCYGTLPGAAPQLLAYTLYRWEMNIRMAAILGFVGAGGLGQLLYFELSLFHYAQASTVIIAMLLLSIAVDWGSAALRRAMH